The nucleotide sequence GGCTCTTTCCGAACGACATCGCCTTCCCGCCCCCCGCCTGCATCTGGCGCATGAAGAAGATCCACACCCCGATCAGCAGGAGCATCGGCAGCCACGAGACGAGCATGGACATGTACCACGGGTTGTCGTCGAGCGGCCGCGCCGTGATCTGCACGTTCTTGGCCCGCAAGGTTTTCACGAGGTCGGGATCCTCGGGGGCGTAGGTGTGGAAGGACTTCTTCTCCTTCCCCGCGTTATCGACGTATTTCCCGGTGATCTCCTGCCCCTTGATCGTGACCTCTTTCACCTTCCCCTCGTCGACGCTCTTGGTGAACGCCGAGAAAGTGACCTCCTCGAAATCGACCTTCTTGGCGTTGAAGGTGTTGAAGAGGAAGACCATCGCGAGGGCGATGAGCATCCAGATGGCCAGGTTTCTATAGAACTGGTTCAAGCGCACATTCTCCTTGATGTCGGGGATTCGATCATCCTCCCGAATAGTAAGGAATTATCTTAGCACAGGAACGATTTTTGTCTATTTCGCCGCGCGAATACGCAAAAGCGCGGTCTTCCGGGTCTCCGGGGTCACCGGAGCGTGGGCGGAACGGAGGACGCCTGGGATCCAGAGGATCTCGCCTTCCGCGTCGCAGACCACGGGGCGTCCCCACCGATCGTCCCGAGGTATCTTCCGGTCGATCAGGATCTCCTTTACCTTTTTTTCGCCGCCCCGCGCATCCTTGCGGGCGCCCCGACCGAACGGCCGGATCCGGTCACCCGCCCGCAAGGGGCGAACCGTAAGCGGTAACATCAGGCCGTCCGTGTCGAACATCTCCGCGTCGCCGTTCGCCGCGAGGCGCTTCGCCTGCGCCGCGGTACCCTTCCCCCT is from Candidatus Deferrimicrobium sp. and encodes:
- the tilS gene encoding tRNA lysidine(34) synthetase TilS, whose translation is MDGIEGAGKKARIPIATPGKYEIRFGQTGRVVMFTWESRGKGTAAQAKRLAANGDAEMFDTDGLMLPLTVRPLRAGDRIRPFGRGARKDARGGEKKVKEILIDRKIPRDDRWGRPVVCDAEGEILWIPGVLRSAHAPVTPETRKTALLRIRAAK